Genomic window (Candidatus Margulisiibacteriota bacterium):
GTGATTGACCCTGATATGGGTGCTTCTCGTCAATGGGCACATACTGAGCAGTACCGTAGACTTCTGATGTAGAAGTTATCAGCACACGACTTGTTCCTAAATCCCTCGCTGCTTGCAATACATTCAGGGTACCTTTGATATTAGTATCAACATAAGAATCCGGTGAATGGTAGCTGAAGGGGATGGCGATAAGTGCTGCTAGATGGTAAACTTCATCTATATTTTTCAAAGCTTCCCTTACGCCATTAGGATCCCTTATATCACCCGTGAATACTTCAACTTCTTTCATAATTTCTTTAGGTAATGTATCTAACCATCCCCAAGAGTTAAAGGAATTATAATATGCAAAAGCTTTCACCTTATGACCTTGTTTTACTAGCTCTTCTGTTAAGTGACTTCCAATAAAACCATCGGCACCTGTTACGAGTATTGTTTGCATTATATCATTCTCCTTCAATACACTATTTAATTTCGCTGATACTTTTTCAGTT
Coding sequences:
- a CDS encoding SDR family NAD(P)-dependent oxidoreductase produces the protein MQTILVTGADGFIGSHLTEELVKQGHKVKAFAYYNSFNSWGWLDTLPKEIMKEVEVFTGDIRDPNGVREALKNIDEVYHLAALIAIPFSYHSPDSYVDTNIKGTLNVLQAARDLGTSRVLITSTSEVYGTAQYVPIDEKHPYQGQS